The following are from one region of the Methyloversatilis discipulorum genome:
- the merP gene encoding mercury resistance system periplasmic binding protein MerP: MKKLFASLVLVAVAAPVWAATQTVTLSVPGMTCAACPITVKKALSKVEGVSKTAVSFEKLEAVVTFDDAKTSVQALTKATADAGYPSELKR, translated from the coding sequence GCCTCCCTCGTCCTCGTCGCCGTTGCTGCCCCGGTGTGGGCCGCCACGCAGACTGTCACGCTGTCGGTGCCCGGCATGACTTGCGCCGCCTGCCCGATCACGGTCAAGAAGGCGCTCTCCAAGGTCGAAGGCGTGAGCAAGACTGCGGTGAGCTTCGAGAAGCTCGAGGCCGTCGTCACCTTCGACGATGCCAAGACCAGCGTGCAGGCCCTGACCAAGGCCACCGCCGATGCCGGCTATCCGTCCGAGCTCAAGAGGTGA